The following are encoded together in the Gordonia insulae genome:
- a CDS encoding SDR family oxidoreductase → MTETTVEHVRSPLATPPEETPGHGLLLGRKVVVTAAAGTGIGFATARRALLEGADVVISDWHERRLGEAQEKLAAEFADQTVGQVVCNVQESAEVDALITAAAGELGRIDVLVNNAGLGGETPVADMTDEEWDRVLDITLNGTFRATRAALRYFRAVEHGGVIVNNASVLGWRAQRGQAHYAAAKAGVMALTRCSAVEAADFGVRINAIAPSIAKHPFLAKVTSDELLDELASREAYGRAAEVWEVAATIAMLASDYTTYLTGEVVSISSQRA, encoded by the coding sequence GTGACCGAGACAACCGTCGAACACGTTCGTTCACCGCTCGCGACGCCTCCGGAGGAGACGCCCGGCCACGGGCTGCTGCTCGGTCGCAAGGTCGTGGTGACCGCCGCCGCGGGCACCGGGATCGGTTTCGCCACCGCGCGCCGCGCGCTGCTCGAGGGCGCGGACGTGGTGATCAGCGACTGGCACGAACGACGTCTGGGCGAGGCGCAGGAGAAACTGGCCGCGGAGTTCGCCGATCAGACCGTCGGGCAGGTGGTCTGCAACGTTCAGGAGTCCGCCGAGGTGGACGCCCTGATCACCGCTGCCGCAGGCGAACTCGGGCGTATCGACGTCCTGGTCAACAATGCCGGCCTGGGCGGGGAGACCCCGGTCGCGGACATGACCGACGAGGAGTGGGACCGGGTCCTCGACATCACCCTCAACGGCACCTTCCGCGCCACCCGCGCGGCACTGCGGTACTTCCGCGCGGTCGAGCACGGGGGTGTGATCGTGAACAACGCCTCGGTGCTGGGCTGGCGCGCACAGCGCGGGCAGGCGCATTACGCCGCGGCCAAGGCGGGTGTGATGGCGTTGACCCGCTGTTCGGCCGTCGAGGCCGCGGACTTCGGGGTGCGCATCAACGCGATCGCACCGTCGATCGCCAAGCACCCGTTCCTCGCGAAGGTGACCAGCGACGAACTCCTCGACGAGCTGGCGTCCCGCGAAGCCTATGGCCGGGCCGCCGAGGTCTGGGAGGTCGCCGCGACCATCGCGATGCTGGCCAGCGACTACACCACCTACCTCACCGGCGAGGTCGTCTCGATCTCCAGCCAGCGCGCGTAG
- a CDS encoding FadD3 family acyl-CoA ligase, with protein sequence MEPILTSPAALRRAAQTWPDNTAIVDAQWSAAGPAVELSWSDFADRVRTFAAALVASGIAAGDRVAIWSPNSHHWPIAALGVHYAGATLVPLNTRYTGGEAVEIIERSDARAVVVSGAFLGADHLAELMTEHADAMPAVVVGVTLDGSTAVPDGAVEWSEFVARATDDTRAEAERRADAVAPDDISDILFTSGTTGKSKGVLAEHQQTMAGSHAWGANGRLSSDDRYLMVNPYFHTFGYKAGILPCTLFGATMLPLAVYSPTEAMTLAEAQRVTVFPGAPTIFQTILDDPDRAERDLSSLRLVVTGAAIVPVVLIERLQSDLGVDTVVTAYGLTEASGFVSTCTPDDDDETVANTCGRAFAGMEIKLSDEGEVLARGAMVMRGYLDDDAATKETIDPDGWLHTGDIGTIDERGNLKITDRLKDMYICGGFNVYPAEIEQTLARLDGVTESAVVGVADERLGEVGRAYLTVRADAALDEASVIAYAREHLANFKVPRSVVFVDAFPRNAAGKILKRELA encoded by the coding sequence ATGGAGCCGATCCTGACGTCCCCTGCTGCCCTGCGCCGGGCAGCGCAGACCTGGCCCGACAACACCGCCATCGTCGACGCACAGTGGTCGGCCGCCGGACCCGCCGTCGAACTGAGCTGGTCGGACTTCGCCGACCGCGTCCGTACCTTTGCCGCCGCACTGGTCGCGTCGGGTATCGCGGCCGGCGATCGGGTCGCCATCTGGTCACCGAACAGCCACCACTGGCCGATCGCAGCGCTGGGCGTCCACTATGCGGGTGCCACGCTCGTACCGCTGAACACCCGCTACACCGGCGGTGAGGCCGTCGAGATCATCGAGCGCTCGGACGCCCGCGCCGTCGTCGTGTCCGGCGCGTTCCTCGGTGCCGACCATCTGGCCGAACTGATGACCGAGCACGCCGACGCGATGCCCGCCGTGGTGGTCGGCGTGACGCTGGACGGGTCGACGGCCGTACCCGACGGCGCGGTCGAATGGTCCGAGTTCGTCGCCCGGGCCACGGACGACACCCGGGCCGAGGCCGAGCGGCGCGCGGATGCGGTCGCCCCCGACGACATCTCCGACATCCTGTTCACGTCGGGCACCACCGGGAAGTCGAAAGGCGTTCTCGCCGAGCATCAGCAGACGATGGCCGGGTCGCATGCGTGGGGTGCCAACGGCCGGTTGTCCTCAGACGACCGCTATCTCATGGTCAATCCGTATTTCCACACCTTCGGGTACAAGGCGGGCATCCTGCCCTGCACCCTGTTCGGCGCCACGATGCTGCCGTTGGCGGTGTACTCACCGACCGAGGCGATGACATTGGCCGAAGCACAACGGGTCACCGTGTTCCCGGGGGCACCGACCATCTTCCAGACCATCCTCGACGATCCGGACCGCGCGGAGCGCGACCTGTCGTCGTTGCGGTTGGTGGTCACCGGCGCCGCGATCGTCCCGGTGGTCCTGATCGAACGACTGCAGAGCGATCTTGGCGTCGACACCGTCGTCACGGCCTACGGATTGACCGAGGCCAGCGGTTTCGTCTCGACCTGCACCCCCGACGACGATGACGAGACCGTCGCGAACACCTGTGGTCGGGCCTTCGCCGGAATGGAGATCAAGCTCTCCGACGAGGGCGAGGTCCTCGCGCGCGGCGCGATGGTGATGCGTGGCTACCTCGACGACGACGCGGCGACCAAGGAGACCATCGACCCCGACGGCTGGCTGCACACCGGCGACATCGGCACCATCGACGAGCGCGGCAACCTGAAGATCACCGACCGCCTCAAGGACATGTACATCTGCGGCGGCTTCAACGTCTATCCCGCAGAGATCGAGCAGACCCTCGCGCGCCTGGACGGCGTCACCGAGTCCGCCGTCGTCGGGGTGGCCGACGAGCGCCTCGGTGAGGTCGGCCGCGCCTATCTCACCGTCCGCGCCGACGCCGCGCTCGACGAGGCGTCGGTGATCGCCTACGCCAGGGAACATCTCGCGAACTTCAAGGTCCCGCGATCGGTCGTGTTCGTCGACGCCTTCCCCCGCAACGCCGCCGGGAAGATCCTCAAGCGCGAACTCGCCTGA
- a CDS encoding DUF559 domain-containing protein: protein MRDETALRRMIADHDGVFTSAQARGSGVSDDQIQRRVTSGEWVRVARGVFRVANRKVDLRMRMRIAVLRVGPGAVLAGMAAAWWHGLTTTAPSVIVVIAPPTRHGSRIPGCRVWHRKVDPADVTSKDGLAVTTIALTVLDGAVDVGVRVMDSALLRKQVTLAELIAAQRRNAGRRGSKRARAMLAAMEHGARSEAERKAVALLQTSEIGGWIANHPVGKYVLDLALPEHMIDIEIDGFAHHSDADAFQHDRERQNDLIALGWTVLRFTWHDLTDRPDWVLGQIRAAIRQATAA from the coding sequence ATGAGAGACGAAACCGCCTTGAGGCGGATGATCGCCGACCACGACGGCGTATTCACCTCGGCTCAGGCACGCGGTAGTGGGGTCAGCGACGACCAGATCCAGCGCCGGGTCACCTCGGGCGAGTGGGTCCGTGTGGCCCGCGGCGTCTTCCGCGTGGCGAACCGAAAAGTCGACCTCCGGATGCGGATGCGTATAGCCGTATTGCGCGTCGGGCCCGGAGCGGTGCTTGCCGGAATGGCGGCCGCGTGGTGGCACGGCTTGACCACCACCGCTCCGTCGGTGATCGTGGTCATCGCTCCGCCGACCCGGCACGGCAGCCGAATCCCGGGTTGCAGGGTATGGCACCGAAAGGTGGACCCGGCGGACGTGACGTCGAAGGACGGTCTGGCGGTGACGACGATAGCGCTGACCGTTCTCGATGGTGCGGTCGACGTTGGTGTGCGGGTGATGGATTCCGCGCTGCTCCGTAAGCAGGTGACGCTGGCTGAACTGATCGCTGCGCAGCGGAGGAACGCGGGACGTCGTGGTTCGAAGCGTGCCCGAGCCATGCTCGCCGCGATGGAACACGGAGCGCGCTCCGAGGCGGAACGAAAAGCTGTCGCGCTGCTGCAGACGTCCGAGATCGGCGGATGGATCGCGAATCATCCTGTCGGTAAGTACGTGCTCGACCTGGCGCTCCCCGAGCACATGATCGACATCGAGATCGACGGCTTCGCTCACCACAGCGATGCGGACGCGTTTCAGCATGATCGCGAGCGTCAGAATGACCTCATCGCACTCGGATGGACCGTCCTGCGCTTCACGTGGCACGACCTGACCGACCGGCCGGACTGGGTGCTTGGGCAGATTCGGGCGGCCATCCGTCAAGCAACAGCGGCGTGA
- a CDS encoding rhodanese-like domain-containing protein produces MTAVLASHDAVALSADPIVAPSPDVPLSVQATDYAALVAGGVTPVDVRSQRKRQLDGVLSGALAIDPTDILPRLTPGTTDSLRSASVDSRWLLVSDDGHEAEWLAWHLQARGVTGAVFVVGGHRALRRSGVTGRISDQELAAISAH; encoded by the coding sequence ATGACTGCCGTCCTCGCATCCCATGATGCTGTCGCACTTTCCGCCGATCCGATCGTCGCGCCGTCCCCCGACGTCCCGCTCTCGGTTCAGGCCACCGACTATGCCGCGCTCGTCGCCGGCGGCGTGACCCCCGTCGACGTCCGCAGCCAGCGCAAACGTCAGCTCGACGGAGTGCTGTCCGGCGCCCTCGCGATCGACCCGACCGACATCCTGCCCCGGCTGACCCCGGGCACCACCGACTCGCTGCGGTCCGCCTCCGTGGATTCGCGCTGGCTGCTGGTCAGCGACGACGGGCATGAGGCCGAATGGCTGGCCTGGCACCTGCAGGCGCGCGGTGTCACCGGCGCGGTGTTCGTGGTCGGCGGCCACCGTGCGCTGCGGCGATCGGGTGTCACCGGTCGGATCAGCGACCAGGAGCTAGCGGCCATCTCGGCGCACTGA
- the lysS gene encoding lysine--tRNA ligase, translated as MSNTPTTPDTGAASGPTTSTPDDDNAPEQLRIRREKRDRILGEGREAYPVSIPRTHALSEIRATFGDLEAGTETGEIVGVAGRIIFLRNKGKLCFATLQEGDGTQLQAMVSFNGVGENALARWKAEVDLGDIVFVHGQVISSRTGELSVMADDWAMASKALRPLPVAHKEMNEETRVRQRYVDLIMRPEARDIARTRIAVMAELRAALGKRSFLEVETPMLQTLHGGAAARPFVTHSNAFDIDLYLRIAPELFLKRCIVGGIERVYEINRNFRNEGADSTHSPEFAMLETYQAYGTYDDAAVMTRELVQEVSQGALGTLTPTMPDGSVYDLSGEWTSLEMYPSLSEALGEEIVPAAGDSGTTVDELLAIADRVGLEIPKDKGYGHGKLVEELWEHMVGRHLAQPVFVRDFPVETSPLVRAHRSVPGVVEKWDLYLRGFELATGYSELVDPVIQRERFVDQARLAAAGDDEAMVLDEEFLAAIEYGMPPTAGTGMGIDRLLMALTGLGIRETILFPLVKPRA; from the coding sequence GTGAGCAACACCCCGACCACCCCCGATACCGGCGCAGCGAGCGGGCCGACCACGTCCACGCCCGACGACGACAACGCTCCGGAGCAGCTCCGGATTCGTCGGGAGAAGCGTGATCGCATCCTCGGCGAGGGCCGCGAGGCATACCCGGTCTCCATCCCGCGGACGCACGCGCTGTCGGAGATCCGCGCCACGTTCGGTGACCTCGAGGCGGGCACCGAGACCGGCGAGATCGTCGGGGTCGCCGGCCGGATCATCTTCCTCCGCAACAAGGGCAAGCTGTGCTTCGCCACGCTGCAAGAGGGGGACGGCACCCAGCTGCAGGCCATGGTGAGCTTCAACGGCGTCGGCGAGAACGCGTTGGCGCGGTGGAAGGCCGAGGTGGATCTGGGCGACATCGTGTTCGTGCACGGCCAGGTCATCAGCTCCCGCACGGGCGAACTGTCCGTGATGGCCGACGACTGGGCGATGGCGTCGAAGGCGTTGCGTCCGTTGCCCGTGGCGCACAAGGAGATGAACGAGGAGACGCGGGTGCGGCAGCGCTACGTCGACCTCATCATGCGCCCCGAGGCCCGCGACATCGCGCGCACCCGCATCGCGGTGATGGCGGAACTCCGTGCAGCGCTGGGTAAGCGGTCCTTCCTCGAGGTCGAGACGCCGATGCTGCAGACGCTGCACGGCGGTGCGGCGGCACGCCCGTTCGTCACCCACTCCAACGCCTTCGACATCGACCTGTACCTGCGGATCGCCCCCGAGTTGTTCCTGAAGCGCTGCATCGTCGGTGGTATCGAGCGGGTCTACGAGATCAACCGCAACTTCCGCAACGAGGGCGCCGACTCGACGCACTCACCCGAATTCGCGATGCTCGAGACCTATCAGGCCTACGGCACCTACGACGATGCCGCGGTGATGACCCGTGAACTGGTGCAAGAGGTTTCGCAAGGGGCGCTGGGCACCCTGACCCCGACGATGCCGGACGGTTCGGTCTACGACCTGTCCGGCGAGTGGACCTCCCTGGAGATGTATCCGTCGCTGTCGGAGGCATTGGGCGAGGAGATCGTGCCCGCCGCCGGGGATTCCGGGACAACGGTGGACGAGCTGCTCGCCATCGCGGACCGGGTCGGTCTGGAGATCCCGAAGGACAAGGGGTACGGGCACGGCAAGCTGGTCGAGGAGTTGTGGGAGCACATGGTCGGGCGGCATCTGGCGCAGCCGGTGTTCGTGCGCGACTTCCCGGTCGAGACCTCACCGTTGGTGCGCGCGCACCGCTCGGTGCCCGGGGTCGTCGAGAAGTGGGACCTCTACCTTCGTGGATTCGAGTTGGCCACCGGCTATTCCGAGCTGGTCGATCCGGTGATCCAGCGCGAGCGCTTCGTCGACCAGGCCCGGCTGGCCGCCGCCGGCGACGACGAGGCCATGGTCCTCGACGAGGAGTTCCTCGCCGCGATCGAATACGGCATGCCCCCGACGGCGGGCACCGGGATGGGCATCGACCGACTCCTGATGGCACTCACCGGTCTCGGCATCCGCGAGACCATCCTCTTCCCGCTGGTCAAGCCGCGCGCCTGA
- a CDS encoding acyl-CoA dehydrogenase family protein, whose amino-acid sequence MTSINLADRAVDLGEWARTTPNAADVFATAVRAWLDEHLAGEFAHLKGRGGPGSEHEFFEGRLAWDRHLARAGWTCLGWPTRYGGRGATLEQRIIFHQEYARANAPARVNHLGEELLGPTLIEYGTEEQKARFLPGIVDVTELWAQGYSEPGAGSDLAGVSTTARLDDESGTWVVNGQKVWTSLAHVAQWCFVICRTEKGSSRHKGLSFLLVPIEQPGVTVRPIQQLTGTSEFNEVFFDDAVTDADLIVGEPGDGWKVAMGLLQFERGVSTLGQQVGFDRELRDLTRIAESTGAAANPEIGSRLTRAWIGLKVMRAHAERTLDGDVVSQEGAASVAKLLWANWHRDLGELAMAVIGAPSLIGPTHTVEGDANDITDPDHVELDEWQRLFLFTRADTIYGGSNEVQRNIIAERVLGLPREARQ is encoded by the coding sequence ATGACCTCGATCAACCTTGCCGATCGGGCGGTCGACCTCGGTGAATGGGCGCGGACGACGCCGAACGCCGCAGATGTCTTCGCGACCGCGGTGCGTGCCTGGCTCGACGAGCACCTCGCCGGCGAATTCGCCCACCTGAAAGGGCGCGGCGGCCCCGGTAGCGAGCACGAGTTCTTCGAGGGGCGGCTGGCGTGGGATCGTCATCTCGCCCGCGCGGGCTGGACCTGCCTCGGGTGGCCGACCCGCTACGGCGGCCGGGGCGCGACGCTCGAGCAGCGCATCATCTTCCACCAGGAGTACGCGCGGGCAAATGCGCCCGCGCGGGTCAATCATCTCGGCGAGGAACTCCTCGGGCCGACGCTCATCGAGTACGGCACCGAGGAGCAGAAGGCGCGGTTCCTGCCCGGCATCGTCGACGTCACCGAGCTGTGGGCGCAGGGCTACTCCGAGCCGGGTGCAGGCTCGGACCTCGCCGGGGTGTCGACCACCGCGCGCCTCGACGACGAGTCCGGCACCTGGGTCGTCAACGGACAGAAGGTCTGGACGTCGCTGGCCCACGTCGCCCAATGGTGTTTCGTGATCTGCCGCACCGAGAAGGGGTCGAGCCGGCACAAGGGACTCAGCTTCCTGCTGGTCCCGATCGAGCAGCCGGGCGTCACCGTTCGGCCCATCCAACAACTCACCGGCACATCCGAATTCAATGAGGTCTTCTTCGACGACGCGGTCACCGACGCCGACCTCATCGTCGGGGAGCCCGGTGACGGCTGGAAGGTCGCCATGGGGCTGCTGCAGTTCGAGCGTGGCGTCTCCACGCTCGGTCAGCAGGTGGGCTTCGACCGTGAGCTACGCGATCTCACCCGGATCGCGGAATCCACCGGCGCCGCGGCGAACCCGGAGATCGGTTCGCGATTGACCCGCGCGTGGATCGGACTGAAGGTGATGCGGGCGCATGCCGAGCGCACCCTCGACGGCGACGTCGTGTCGCAGGAGGGTGCGGCATCGGTCGCAAAGCTCTTGTGGGCCAACTGGCATCGTGACCTGGGGGAGCTGGCGATGGCCGTCATCGGTGCTCCGTCGCTGATCGGACCCACCCACACCGTCGAGGGCGATGCCAACGACATCACCGATCCCGACCACGTCGAGCTCGACGAATGGCAACGACTCTTCCTTTTCACCCGCGCCGACACCATCTACGGCGGGTCGAACGAGGTGCAACGCAACATCATCGCCGAGCGCGTGCTCGGCCTACCGCGAGAGGCCCGCCAGTGA
- a CDS encoding helix-turn-helix transcriptional regulator: protein MTRPARAAQRRDVVAEFRSRLDELLAGVDDPSGVRCLMLVADTGAGKSRLLHEVTSGSSVPIGWATASELSWRQPYSVIADALGCAVPEPLDEDADQFFLNRLDDLAASGRYLIVVDDAHNADAASLNLLQAITDAARDLPLTLLVAARPLPQREYLTRLTRRPDVDVVAVPPMDAMDLDVLVRERHDAWPTTRLRDALVVAHGNPLHAGAILDELDRTGQLIRDGDRVDLAAEAQSPPAAGLADSIAARLDALDPSSHDVLVTLGIWGGPVDLGHIAALSAVPATALLGPAQRLLDAGVAEFDAEGRLRVVHDSIADVVVERTPQPLRAIVHRAIAEQPDTDPVSRAFHLRAAGAAPSETVAADHAAAQALTNAPAVHADLLSETGVGAGAPGLETQVLALERVLALARSGQLERADESARATLAVADDLDVIARLYRTRLFVLTARGENAEAIATIESLTGVDLPERSRRVLTDLHAYLTLLSGAAPIPVEPFAHASTDLTLTGLVAEALRSCLVGSSFTAVEFAAEASRRFMSDDSAGADSSEGASADLWPPFIEMFHGGPRAAADVMADTSARQAERGTTWQSTYRQLIHASILTMRGQLSDAAVTFDTAMEKVSVGDEAVPSLAYGARVFVDLVRGDLAAAERRVQDWYDGRVGHGVLVEQFGLPQIQRMQMLVLEARRRHRAAAEMAAEVWDRTIAQQAYGWAATIAPACARVAIRAVEPALVARIGDDLAALTQPLSPALAPTIRLARGMVTAEPAEMVRIGVEVAEAARDLDDVFLEIAGWEESAVSAAIAGDRTGAIDHARRALQRAEDVGADGVTTRILSRMRSAGVRVTTAGKRRPTSGWDSLTPTEAQVTELIAMGFSGPDIAARLFMSPRTVQTHVSHVLGKLGLRTRVELAAAASSRQAAPIR, encoded by the coding sequence ATGACCCGGCCGGCGCGCGCAGCCCAGCGTCGGGACGTCGTCGCCGAGTTCCGTTCCCGCCTCGACGAGCTGCTCGCCGGAGTCGACGATCCGTCGGGGGTGCGCTGCCTCATGCTGGTCGCGGACACCGGCGCCGGCAAGTCCCGTCTCCTGCATGAGGTGACGTCCGGGTCGTCGGTCCCGATCGGATGGGCGACGGCATCCGAGTTGTCTTGGCGGCAGCCCTATTCGGTCATCGCCGACGCGCTCGGGTGTGCCGTGCCGGAGCCCCTCGACGAGGATGCGGACCAGTTCTTCCTGAACCGCCTCGATGACCTCGCCGCATCGGGCCGATACCTGATCGTCGTCGACGATGCGCACAACGCCGACGCCGCCAGCCTGAACCTTCTGCAGGCGATCACCGACGCCGCGCGCGATCTGCCCCTGACCCTGCTCGTGGCCGCCAGGCCACTCCCGCAACGCGAGTACCTGACGCGGCTGACACGTCGACCCGACGTCGACGTCGTTGCGGTGCCGCCGATGGATGCCATGGACCTCGACGTCCTGGTGCGGGAACGACACGACGCCTGGCCGACCACGCGGTTGCGCGACGCGCTGGTTGTGGCACACGGGAATCCGCTGCACGCCGGCGCGATCCTCGACGAACTCGACCGCACCGGACAGTTGATCCGCGACGGCGACCGCGTCGATCTCGCCGCCGAGGCGCAGTCGCCGCCGGCGGCCGGCCTCGCCGATTCCATCGCGGCGCGCCTCGACGCGCTCGACCCGTCGTCGCACGACGTCCTGGTCACACTCGGGATCTGGGGCGGTCCCGTCGATCTCGGCCACATCGCCGCGCTGTCCGCGGTTCCGGCCACCGCGCTGCTCGGTCCCGCGCAACGTCTCCTCGATGCGGGTGTCGCGGAGTTCGACGCCGAGGGCCGGTTGCGGGTGGTGCACGACTCGATCGCGGACGTCGTCGTCGAGCGGACACCACAACCGTTGCGCGCCATCGTCCATCGGGCCATCGCCGAGCAACCCGACACCGACCCGGTGTCCCGCGCCTTCCATCTCCGCGCCGCCGGTGCGGCGCCGAGCGAGACGGTTGCGGCCGATCACGCTGCCGCGCAGGCGCTGACGAACGCTCCCGCGGTGCACGCGGATCTGTTGTCCGAGACGGGTGTGGGCGCCGGTGCGCCCGGACTCGAGACGCAGGTACTCGCGCTCGAGCGGGTGCTGGCTCTCGCGCGGTCCGGGCAACTCGAGCGGGCCGACGAGTCGGCGCGTGCCACCCTTGCCGTCGCCGACGACCTCGACGTCATCGCGCGGCTCTACCGCACGCGACTGTTCGTGCTCACCGCGCGCGGCGAGAACGCCGAGGCGATCGCGACCATCGAGTCACTGACGGGTGTGGACCTGCCCGAGCGCAGCCGGCGGGTGCTCACCGATCTGCACGCCTATCTGACCCTGCTCAGTGGGGCGGCCCCCATTCCGGTGGAACCGTTCGCGCACGCCAGCACCGACCTGACCCTCACCGGTCTCGTCGCGGAGGCCCTGCGGAGTTGCCTGGTGGGGTCGTCGTTCACCGCGGTCGAGTTCGCCGCCGAGGCGTCGCGCCGGTTCATGTCCGACGATTCGGCGGGCGCCGACTCCAGTGAGGGTGCGTCCGCCGACCTGTGGCCGCCGTTCATCGAGATGTTCCACGGCGGACCGCGCGCGGCCGCCGACGTCATGGCCGACACGTCGGCCAGGCAGGCCGAGCGTGGCACCACCTGGCAGTCGACGTATCGGCAGTTGATCCATGCGTCGATCCTGACGATGCGGGGGCAGCTCTCCGACGCCGCGGTGACCTTCGACACCGCCATGGAGAAGGTATCCGTCGGCGACGAGGCGGTGCCGTCGCTCGCCTACGGGGCGCGGGTGTTCGTCGATCTGGTGCGCGGCGATCTCGCGGCCGCCGAGCGGCGCGTGCAGGACTGGTATGACGGCCGCGTCGGGCACGGAGTCCTGGTCGAGCAGTTCGGTCTCCCGCAGATCCAGCGGATGCAGATGCTGGTACTCGAGGCGCGCCGGCGCCACCGGGCGGCCGCGGAGATGGCCGCCGAGGTCTGGGATCGGACCATCGCACAGCAGGCCTACGGGTGGGCGGCGACCATCGCGCCCGCCTGCGCGCGGGTCGCCATCCGCGCCGTCGAACCGGCACTGGTCGCCCGGATCGGCGACGATCTCGCCGCGCTGACCCAACCGTTGAGCCCCGCGCTGGCGCCGACCATTCGACTCGCACGCGGCATGGTCACCGCCGAACCCGCCGAGATGGTGCGGATCGGGGTCGAGGTGGCCGAGGCGGCCCGCGACCTCGACGACGTTTTCCTCGAGATCGCCGGCTGGGAGGAGTCCGCGGTGTCCGCGGCCATCGCGGGTGATCGCACGGGTGCCATCGACCATGCGCGTCGCGCGCTGCAACGGGCCGAGGATGTCGGTGCCGACGGCGTCACGACCCGGATCCTGTCCCGCATGCGGTCGGCGGGCGTGCGCGTCACCACCGCGGGCAAGCGTCGCCCGACGAGTGGCTGGGACAGTCTGACGCCCACCGAGGCGCAGGTCACCGAACTGATCGCGATGGGGTTCAGCGGCCCGGACATCGCCGCCCGGCTGTTCATGTCGCCGCGGACCGTGCAGACCCACGTCTCGCACGTGCTCGGCAAGCTCGGCCTGCGTACACGTGTCGAATTGGCGGCCGCGGCCTCGAGTCGGCAGGCCGCCCCGATCCGATAG
- a CDS encoding aldehyde dehydrogenase family protein, translated as MTTSPAAPWTSKIFDGGWIAGGAGTLDVTAPATGEVIDTVGEANTDDLNAAVSAATSAQTAWAARPYTDRAAVMRTAAALLADDPGRLTRWLVPESGSGQGKAAFETGLVISELDEAAGLASQPYGQVLRSQKPRMSIGRHVPVGVVGVISPFNFPAILSMRSVAPALALGNAVILKPDPRTPIAGGLALADLLAEAGLPEGLLHVLPSGAEVGAALVAHPGVPCISFTGSTAAGRRIGEAAAPLLKKVHLELGGNNALLILPDADIDAAASAGAWGSFLHQGQICMTAGRHLVPAHLAEEYTAKLAEKARHLPVGDPTDPDVALGPIIDSRQLEKIDEIVQSSVRAGATLAAGGTHEDLFYRPTVLGDVPTDSPAFTQEIFGPVAPVTAYETVDEAIDIINSSEYGLSVGILTGNAFKAFALADRIRSGAVHINDQTVDDEAVAPFGGTKASGTGGHFGSSVNLDTFCDLQWVTMQADIERYPF; from the coding sequence ATGACCACGTCACCTGCAGCACCCTGGACCAGCAAGATCTTCGACGGCGGTTGGATCGCCGGCGGCGCCGGGACCCTCGACGTCACCGCACCTGCCACAGGCGAGGTCATCGATACCGTCGGCGAGGCGAACACCGACGACCTGAACGCGGCGGTGTCCGCCGCGACGTCGGCGCAGACGGCCTGGGCGGCGCGGCCCTACACCGACCGTGCGGCGGTGATGCGAACCGCCGCAGCGCTGCTCGCCGATGACCCGGGACGACTGACCCGCTGGTTGGTGCCGGAATCCGGCTCCGGGCAGGGCAAGGCCGCATTCGAGACCGGGCTGGTCATCTCCGAGCTCGACGAGGCCGCGGGCCTGGCGTCGCAGCCGTACGGCCAGGTGTTGCGAAGTCAGAAGCCGCGCATGTCGATCGGGCGTCACGTCCCGGTCGGCGTCGTCGGGGTGATCAGCCCGTTCAACTTCCCCGCCATCCTGTCGATGCGGTCGGTCGCACCCGCCCTCGCGCTCGGCAACGCGGTCATCCTGAAACCCGATCCGCGCACCCCGATCGCCGGCGGACTCGCCCTGGCCGACCTGCTGGCCGAAGCCGGCCTCCCGGAAGGTCTGCTGCACGTGTTGCCGTCGGGGGCGGAGGTGGGCGCCGCGCTCGTCGCGCATCCCGGTGTCCCGTGTATCTCGTTCACCGGCTCGACGGCGGCGGGCCGCAGGATCGGCGAGGCGGCGGCGCCTCTGCTCAAGAAGGTCCATCTCGAGCTGGGTGGCAACAACGCCCTGCTGATCCTGCCGGACGCGGACATCGACGCCGCGGCGTCGGCGGGCGCGTGGGGCTCGTTCCTGCACCAGGGGCAGATCTGCATGACCGCGGGCCGGCACCTGGTGCCTGCGCACCTGGCCGAGGAGTACACCGCGAAACTGGCCGAGAAGGCGCGTCACCTCCCGGTCGGTGACCCGACCGATCCCGACGTCGCGCTCGGGCCGATCATCGACAGCCGGCAACTCGAGAAGATCGATGAGATCGTGCAGTCGTCGGTGCGGGCCGGCGCCACGCTGGCCGCGGGCGGCACCCACGAAGATCTCTTCTACCGCCCGACGGTGCTCGGCGACGTGCCCACGGATTCACCGGCCTTCACCCAGGAGATCTTCGGGCCGGTCGCCCCCGTCACCGCCTACGAGACCGTCGACGAGGCCATCGACATCATCAACTCGTCGGAATACGGACTGTCGGTCGGCATCCTGACCGGCAACGCGTTCAAGGCTTTCGCACTCGCCGATCGCATCCGATCGGGTGCCGTCCACATCAACGACCAGACGGTCGACGACGAGGCGGTGGCACCGTTCGGCGGTACCAAGGCGTCGGGCACCGGCGGGCATTTCGGGTCGTCGGTCAATCTGGACACCTTCTGTGACCTGCAATGGGTCACGATGCAGGCCGACATCGAGCGGTACCCGTTCTGA